One Candidatus Cardinium hertigii DNA window includes the following coding sequences:
- a CDS encoding transposase translates to MIQKIYVMALSSKEVIIDNGVISVEVLRDRASTFEPVLLPKRQTKIPGLDDKILSLYAKGMRLSDIQIRIQELYGANVSESLISNITVLCY, encoded by the coding sequence ATGATTCAGAAAATATACGTAATGGCCTTATCTAGCAAGGAAGTTATTATTGATAATGGGGTTATATCAGTTGAGGTTCTCAGAGATAGAGCGTCCACTTTTGAACCTGTTTTATTACCCAAGCGTCAAACAAAAATTCCTGGTTTGGATGATAAGATCTTATCTTTATACGCTAAAGGCATGCGCCTATCAGATATTCAGATCCGAATACAAGAGCTATATGGAGCAAATGTTAGTGAAAGTCTCATAAGTAACATCACAGTACTTTGCTATTGA
- the tsaD gene encoding tRNA (adenosine(37)-N6)-threonylcarbamoyltransferase complex transferase subunit TsaD: MISTSLTILAIESSCDETAAAVIQEGKIISNVVSSQPIHHTYGGVVPELAARAHQANIVPVVTEALAAAAINKTALHAIGFTQGPGLLGALLIGNCFAKALAFSLDIPLIAVHHMRAHILANFIDPPVPSFPFVCLTVSGGHTQLVWVKDYLTMEVLGETQDDAVGEAFDKIAKLMGMGYPGGHLIDHYAKKGNPHAFVFPITHMPQLNFSFSGIKTAFALFIQKKSAAFVETHLADICASIQAALVRMLLDKLVEAVQQTNTGVVALAGGVAANSYLQQQLKILASQYNWEIFIPATPYCTDNAAMVAITAYHQYQIRSFAPLSTPSLPRMPF; encoded by the coding sequence ATGATATCTACTTCTTTAACTATTCTTGCTATTGAATCATCCTGTGATGAAACAGCTGCTGCTGTAATACAAGAAGGTAAAATCATCAGTAATGTAGTAAGCAGTCAGCCCATACACCATACATATGGCGGGGTTGTTCCAGAGCTGGCAGCAAGAGCACATCAAGCCAATATAGTGCCCGTGGTCACTGAAGCCCTTGCAGCAGCAGCTATTAATAAAACGGCATTACATGCCATTGGGTTTACGCAAGGACCAGGATTACTAGGAGCGCTTTTAATTGGGAACTGCTTTGCCAAAGCTTTGGCTTTTTCACTCGATATTCCTTTGATCGCTGTGCATCATATGCGCGCACATATACTGGCTAACTTTATCGATCCCCCTGTGCCAAGTTTTCCCTTTGTATGCCTAACCGTAAGTGGAGGACATACGCAATTGGTATGGGTAAAAGATTACCTCACTATGGAAGTCTTAGGGGAAACCCAGGATGATGCAGTAGGCGAAGCTTTCGATAAGATAGCAAAACTAATGGGCATGGGCTATCCAGGTGGTCACCTAATAGATCATTATGCAAAAAAAGGGAATCCGCATGCATTTGTGTTCCCCATCACCCATATGCCACAGCTGAACTTCTCATTCAGTGGCATTAAAACAGCTTTTGCTCTTTTTATACAAAAAAAATCAGCAGCCTTCGTTGAAACCCATTTGGCTGATATTTGTGCCAGTATTCAGGCAGCACTGGTCCGTATGCTATTAGATAAGCTGGTAGAAGCTGTACAGCAAACCAATACAGGTGTAGTAGCGCTAGCTGGAGGCGTAGCAGCTAACAGCTACTTACAACAACAGCTAAAAATATTAGCCTCTCAATACAATTGGGAAATTTTTATTCCTGCAACGCCCTACTGCACAGATAATGCAGCTATGGTGGCTATAACCGCATACCACCAATACCAAATACGCTCATTTGCACCCCTATCTACACCTTCCTTACCTAGAATGCCTTTTTAA
- the rplI gene encoding 50S ribosomal protein L9, which translates to MEIILKSAYKALGKKGDIVTVKPGYGRNYLIPQGIAVVANETNRKVAAEDARQAASRTLKRKTDAQAMAAYLTTIKVVLRAKVGEGGYIFGAITPLQIAQALKEKNVMVDYTNIKLPAAIKQLGSYQATLTLHEMVTYTLHFDVVAA; encoded by the coding sequence ATGGAAATAATACTTAAAAGTGCATACAAAGCATTGGGGAAGAAGGGGGATATAGTTACTGTTAAGCCTGGCTATGGAAGAAATTATCTTATTCCGCAGGGTATTGCTGTGGTAGCCAATGAAACCAATAGGAAGGTTGCAGCAGAGGATGCGAGGCAAGCAGCTAGTAGAACCTTAAAGCGAAAAACGGATGCGCAGGCAATGGCTGCATACCTAACTACCATTAAGGTTGTCCTACGTGCTAAGGTAGGGGAGGGTGGTTATATATTTGGTGCTATTACACCGCTACAAATCGCGCAAGCACTCAAAGAAAAAAATGTTATGGTAGATTATACCAATATAAAACTGCCTGCGGCTATCAAGCAATTGGGCAGCTACCAAGCAACCTTGACCTTGCATGAAATGGTTACCTATACGCTGCATTTTGATGTGGTAGCTGCTTAA
- a CDS encoding ABC-F family ATP-binding cassette domain-containing protein: MIAINNLSYRLGKRVLYDDAVLQIKPKDKIGLIGPNGAGKSTLLKIITGSLMPDSGSVTKNKECTIGFLNQDLLSYQSEDSIRHVAMEAFKEALMIQKKIETLCQQMETAYSDNLLTDLSRLQENFERIGGYDMQSRAEAMLEGMGFVTKELDRPIATFSGGWRMRVLFAKLLLQQPSLLILDEPTNHLDVVSIKWVETYLSNYERALLVVSHDRSFLDSVATKIVEIEDKKCMVYVGNYSDYELHKEERKESLQRAYANQQKQLKHAQEFIDRFRSKASKAKLVQSRIKTLDKVEKIEIPTERRKTVKFNFTIKQNPSKIIAVIEHIHKSYGSVEVLKDAAIQIDRGDKIALIGANGRGKTTLLRIIAGYETAEKQKRNFGNQVDMSFYAQHQLDSLNMSHTILEELSQCNGADAERTEQELRAMAGMFLFTKDDIFKKINVLSGGEKARVALAKVLLSQANCLLLDEPTNHLDIASIDSLGQALQQYAGSYLFVSHDRNFIRKAANKIWYIEHKKVKVFLGGYDSFQEQVTLA; the protein is encoded by the coding sequence ATGATTGCAATTAATAACCTTTCCTATCGTTTAGGTAAACGTGTTTTGTATGATGATGCTGTTCTTCAAATTAAACCAAAAGATAAAATTGGCTTAATAGGTCCTAATGGCGCTGGGAAGTCCACATTGTTAAAAATTATTACAGGTAGCCTTATGCCCGATAGCGGTAGCGTTACAAAAAACAAAGAATGTACTATTGGGTTTTTAAATCAGGATTTACTGTCTTATCAATCTGAAGATAGTATCCGCCATGTTGCTATGGAAGCTTTTAAGGAAGCATTGATGATCCAAAAAAAGATAGAAACCCTATGCCAACAAATGGAAACAGCTTATTCAGATAATTTGCTAACAGATTTATCCCGTTTACAGGAAAATTTTGAGCGAATAGGTGGGTATGATATGCAATCTAGGGCAGAAGCCATGCTAGAGGGGATGGGTTTTGTTACCAAAGAATTAGATCGCCCGATTGCCACCTTCTCAGGAGGTTGGCGCATGCGGGTCTTATTTGCCAAACTACTTTTGCAGCAGCCTTCTTTATTGATTTTGGATGAACCTACCAATCACTTAGATGTAGTATCTATTAAATGGGTGGAAACCTATTTGAGCAATTATGAGCGTGCCCTGCTAGTGGTTTCTCATGATAGAAGTTTTTTGGATAGCGTTGCAACTAAAATCGTGGAAATAGAGGATAAGAAATGCATGGTATACGTAGGTAACTACAGTGATTATGAGCTACATAAAGAAGAAAGAAAGGAATCATTGCAAAGAGCTTATGCTAATCAGCAAAAGCAGTTGAAACATGCGCAGGAGTTTATAGATCGTTTTAGATCGAAAGCAAGTAAAGCTAAGCTGGTACAGTCGAGAATTAAGACGCTGGATAAAGTGGAAAAAATAGAAATTCCAACGGAACGTCGTAAAACGGTAAAATTTAATTTTACCATTAAACAGAACCCCAGTAAAATTATTGCTGTAATCGAGCATATCCATAAATCTTATGGTAGTGTAGAAGTTTTAAAAGATGCGGCCATTCAAATCGATCGAGGAGATAAAATTGCCTTAATTGGGGCAAATGGACGTGGTAAGACAACTTTGTTACGCATTATAGCCGGTTATGAAACAGCTGAAAAACAAAAAAGGAATTTTGGTAACCAAGTTGATATGTCTTTTTATGCACAGCATCAATTGGATTCGCTAAACATGTCGCATACCATTTTGGAAGAGTTAAGCCAATGCAATGGTGCGGATGCGGAACGTACCGAGCAAGAGCTGCGTGCTATGGCAGGTATGTTTCTTTTTACTAAGGATGATATATTTAAGAAAATAAACGTGCTTTCTGGTGGAGAGAAAGCACGGGTTGCTTTAGCCAAGGTATTACTCTCTCAAGCTAACTGTTTACTACTGGATGAACCTACTAACCATTTGGATATCGCTTCTATAGATAGCTTAGGGCAAGCATTGCAACAATATGCAGGTAGCTATTTATTTGTATCGCATGATCGTAATTTTATTCGCAAAGCAGCTAATAAAATTTGGTACATTGAGCACAAGAAAGTAAAAGTATTTCTTGGTGGTTATGACTCATTCCAAGAGCAAGTTACGCTAGCTTAA
- a CDS encoding TolB family protein — protein MCSVIFKRWIGVLLFCCVGGRGLCLHAHTIKKIKTPHFSLLFDAGMTHTAQRIANTLETIYWPISKTLGGSPSPIRVWFDTASTYSNGYFAIGPRHIRLYTHYTANPYFVGNLDWISFLSLHEFRHAVQYNVQYHSIPWLLKPVYSLMNMVPFVGVPRFFSEGDAIGIETAFSKSGRGRLPGWDVWYKLHLLEDSNPVSLDQFLFDSVRHRLPDYYCLGYYLTTHIRRHYGPEAIQKVYKKSIRVPFFGFYSAIRSATNRSLFKIYREMTEELRLGWQKQVKGLPITPVTQLTVKKPTDDFDYINPFMDASGNLLAWKSGRDIRNQLVLLRPSVATGANVPPHSLPTLREQSLCYCLASELLAAAFAVGAGCTAWLEPWKHALTLADLTGEPSDTPCRMRLQYYDCKTKKIKTIVKNCSYNALAISPDKRWLVAVEPSSNGQHHLVILNRENGKVIKKISHPDGRYYLTPSWSGNTHIVVASTKDQQNAIIQVEVATGTTETLLPNAYEHRNSPIIYKDYLLYNSSYNGIDNIYALHLPTKACFQVTSRKYGAYLGMVDPVRNQLIFSDCAKGGMDIVSMPFDPLSWLPLEKVEDRSVHYYAPLVIQENGADLLSKVPHSHYPVQPYRFGSDSLSLDGGKRERNKVIPFELKSLQEHFKLSPYFYYNICTLAWIGNKFSLIGIEDNGKLEGKVGINVIYKTSWPLLSLDMGWLWYKQSLEKKVDGKRLELAIGFPFYFSLATSKASLILRAAAILRPLREAVRKGEAIKYPIDLSPWYRFDLGHASTRSAKDIHAPWEQELFVRYKHRITAPTIHANVKELKIRSNAYFPGIGMHHYCGVNMQWVWVLTWKEELIKVIQKEDFSYEPVFRTEKLRLREPLLIGVNYGFPLCYPECGLPLLLFIKRVRCEAYLLNLDVKESVSKLQEKGPWGISKVGIKFRVDYGLLSIKDRPQIPHIEFNFFIKGDKWFWDKARKPGFSIETVLF, from the coding sequence ATGTGTTCAGTAATCTTTAAGCGATGGATAGGAGTTTTGTTATTTTGCTGTGTAGGGGGAAGGGGGCTCTGTTTGCATGCCCACACTATAAAGAAAATAAAGACGCCTCATTTTAGTTTACTATTTGATGCAGGCATGACGCATACTGCGCAGCGTATAGCCAATACGTTGGAAACCATTTATTGGCCGATATCTAAAACGTTAGGGGGGAGTCCTTCTCCTATACGTGTGTGGTTTGATACAGCGTCTACCTACAGCAATGGTTACTTTGCTATAGGGCCCCGTCATATAAGATTGTATACTCATTACACTGCTAATCCCTATTTTGTAGGGAATCTAGATTGGATAAGCTTCTTAAGCTTACATGAATTTAGGCATGCAGTTCAATATAATGTGCAATACCATAGCATCCCTTGGTTGCTTAAGCCGGTATATAGCTTAATGAATATGGTTCCATTTGTAGGGGTACCTCGTTTTTTTAGTGAGGGGGATGCGATTGGCATAGAAACGGCTTTTTCCAAGAGCGGGCGTGGGCGTTTACCTGGGTGGGACGTATGGTATAAGCTCCATTTGCTGGAGGATAGCAATCCAGTTAGTTTGGATCAGTTCTTGTTTGACTCTGTTCGCCATAGGTTACCGGATTATTACTGTTTAGGGTATTATTTAACCACGCATATCCGGCGTCACTATGGTCCAGAAGCCATACAAAAAGTGTATAAAAAAAGTATACGTGTACCTTTTTTTGGTTTTTACAGTGCGATACGGTCAGCTACCAATCGCTCCCTATTTAAAATATATAGGGAAATGACCGAAGAGCTGCGTCTAGGTTGGCAAAAACAGGTAAAAGGGTTACCTATTACACCTGTCACGCAGCTTACCGTTAAGAAACCAACAGATGATTTTGATTATATCAATCCATTTATGGATGCATCAGGGAATCTGCTAGCATGGAAGTCTGGTAGGGATATCCGCAATCAGTTGGTTTTGCTACGCCCCTCTGTTGCTACAGGCGCCAATGTGCCTCCTCATTCGCTGCCTACTTTGCGAGAGCAATCATTGTGTTACTGTCTTGCTTCTGAGCTTCTTGCGGCTGCTTTTGCGGTAGGAGCAGGTTGTACAGCTTGGTTAGAACCCTGGAAGCATGCCCTGACTTTAGCAGATTTAACAGGAGAACCATCGGATACCCCTTGTAGGATGCGTTTACAATATTATGACTGTAAGACAAAGAAAATAAAAACAATTGTAAAAAATTGTAGCTACAATGCTTTAGCCATTAGTCCCGATAAGCGTTGGCTGGTAGCGGTTGAGCCCAGTAGCAATGGGCAGCATCATTTGGTTATTTTAAATAGGGAAAATGGCAAGGTAATTAAGAAAATAAGCCATCCAGATGGGCGATATTATTTAACCCCTAGTTGGTCTGGAAACACCCATATAGTGGTTGCCTCAACCAAAGACCAACAAAACGCCATTATACAGGTAGAGGTGGCTACAGGTACAACAGAGACTCTTTTACCTAATGCCTATGAGCATAGGAATTCCCCTATAATTTATAAAGATTATTTGCTTTATAACAGTTCTTATAATGGCATAGATAATATCTATGCGCTGCATTTACCTACCAAAGCCTGCTTCCAGGTAACTTCAAGAAAGTATGGAGCCTATTTAGGGATGGTAGATCCTGTAAGGAATCAGCTTATTTTTAGTGATTGTGCTAAGGGAGGGATGGATATAGTTTCCATGCCTTTTGATCCGCTGTCGTGGCTTCCCTTAGAAAAGGTGGAGGACAGATCCGTTCATTACTATGCCCCATTGGTTATCCAGGAGAATGGAGCGGATCTATTATCTAAAGTACCGCATTCCCATTATCCTGTGCAGCCCTACCGTTTTGGTTCGGACAGCTTAAGTTTAGATGGCGGGAAAAGAGAAAGGAATAAAGTGATTCCGTTTGAGTTAAAAAGTTTACAGGAGCATTTCAAGTTATCTCCTTATTTCTATTATAATATTTGTACGCTAGCATGGATTGGAAATAAGTTTTCTCTTATAGGTATAGAGGATAATGGCAAACTGGAAGGCAAAGTAGGTATAAACGTCATATATAAGACTTCTTGGCCTTTATTATCCCTAGACATGGGTTGGCTATGGTACAAGCAGTCACTCGAAAAAAAGGTAGATGGAAAGCGATTGGAATTAGCTATCGGCTTTCCCTTCTATTTTTCGTTAGCTACTTCTAAAGCTAGCTTAATACTACGTGCTGCTGCTATCCTCAGGCCCCTACGAGAAGCGGTAAGAAAAGGAGAAGCAATAAAGTACCCCATAGATTTGTCCCCTTGGTATAGATTTGACTTGGGTCATGCCTCAACAAGAAGTGCAAAAGATATCCATGCTCCTTGGGAGCAAGAGTTATTTGTACGATATAAACATAGAATTACAGCGCCTACTATACATGCAAATGTAAAAGAATTGAAAATAAGATCAAATGCTTATTTCCCAGGAATTGGCATGCATCATTATTGCGGCGTTAATATGCAGTGGGTATGGGTATTGACATGGAAAGAAGAATTAATAAAAGTAATACAAAAGGAAGATTTTTCATATGAACCTGTTTTCCGTACTGAAAAACTAAGGCTAAGGGAGCCCCTATTAATCGGTGTAAACTATGGCTTCCCATTATGTTATCCAGAATGTGGGTTGCCTTTGCTTTTATTTATAAAGCGGGTACGCTGTGAAGCTTATCTTTTAAATTTAGACGTAAAAGAATCCGTAAGTAAGTTACAAGAGAAGGGTCCTTGGGGAATCAGCAAAGTAGGTATAAAGTTTCGTGTAGATTATGGGCTGTTATCTATTAAAGATAGGCCACAAATTCCTCATATTGAATTTAACTTTTTTATTAAAGGAGATAAGTGGTTTTGGGATAAAGCGCGTAAACCTGGTTTCAGTATAGAGACTGTATTATTCTAG
- a CDS encoding UDP-glucose dehydrogenase family protein, whose translation MYITVVGIGYVGLITAVGLAILGHTVHGVDIDAQKIADLLNGPCPLYEKNVQKKINYLYAKKLLHFGTHYRRHDRIFFLTVGTPASQDGTIDLTPLYAAIDSIIAFVPNGALFLIKSTVPVGTSRKIVHYLREKNVCHAVVSNPEFLREGNALYDFLNPDRIVIGADNTHCTAILTKLYQPLLNKKIPFLLTDPTTAELIKQASNAFLANKIALLNELSDLCVQTKADLGALSLGIGLDKRIGEAYLKGGPGFGGSCLPKDIRSLSRSFHQYGIASHILPAVITANNHRFTYIVNRITAILGGIKNKIIALYGLTFKADTDDTRGSPSLSIIELLLAQKAIIHGYDPKTKYDLLTYNEKGSIKFFSNPEETLCEAEALIIATEWDMFQNIDFEKIKTKGMLKSNIIIDLRNILNKNLIQQQGFSYYCLGRDI comes from the coding sequence GTGTATATTACGGTTGTAGGAATAGGGTATGTGGGCCTTATTACGGCAGTAGGCTTAGCAATATTAGGGCATACTGTACATGGTGTAGACATAGATGCTCAAAAAATAGCGGATTTATTAAATGGACCTTGTCCGCTTTATGAAAAAAACGTACAGAAAAAAATAAATTATTTATATGCTAAAAAGTTACTGCATTTCGGTACGCACTATAGAAGGCATGATCGTATTTTCTTTTTAACGGTCGGAACTCCTGCTTCCCAGGATGGAACGATAGACCTCACACCACTATACGCTGCAATCGATAGCATCATTGCCTTTGTGCCCAACGGGGCGCTTTTCCTAATTAAATCGACTGTCCCAGTAGGCACTAGCAGAAAGATAGTCCATTATTTAAGAGAAAAAAATGTATGCCATGCTGTAGTATCCAATCCAGAATTTCTTAGAGAGGGGAATGCGCTATATGATTTTTTAAATCCCGATAGAATTGTTATAGGAGCAGATAATACCCATTGTACAGCTATTCTAACCAAACTCTACCAACCTTTGCTAAACAAAAAGATTCCTTTCCTGCTAACAGACCCTACTACTGCTGAACTGATTAAACAGGCCTCCAATGCTTTTTTAGCTAATAAAATAGCATTGTTGAATGAACTATCAGACCTTTGTGTACAGACCAAAGCTGACCTAGGTGCCCTTTCTTTAGGGATTGGCTTAGATAAAAGAATTGGGGAAGCTTACTTAAAAGGAGGACCTGGATTTGGTGGTTCCTGTCTACCTAAGGATATCCGATCCTTAAGCAGGAGCTTTCATCAATATGGTATAGCATCGCATATTTTACCAGCCGTTATAACAGCAAATAATCACAGGTTTACCTATATAGTCAACCGAATAACAGCTATCCTAGGAGGCATCAAAAATAAGATCATAGCCTTGTATGGACTTACCTTTAAAGCAGATACAGACGATACGAGAGGAAGCCCATCTTTATCTATCATAGAATTATTGCTTGCACAAAAGGCCATTATACATGGCTATGATCCAAAAACTAAATATGATTTGCTAACCTATAACGAGAAGGGATCCATCAAATTTTTTAGCAATCCAGAGGAAACGCTCTGCGAAGCTGAAGCGTTGATTATTGCAACAGAATGGGATATGTTTCAAAACATAGATTTTGAAAAAATTAAAACTAAAGGAATGTTAAAATCAAATATTATTATTGACTTAAGGAATATCTTAAATAAAAATTTGATACAGCAACAAGGATTTAGCTATTATTGTCTTGGTAGGGATATCTGA
- the rpsR gene encoding 30S ribosomal protein S18 — MTLVNESIQKRVVTKKFCRFKRYGIKYVDYKCVEFLMKFLNERGEILPRRITGNSLKYQKKVACAVKRARQLALLPYVADNLK; from the coding sequence ATGACTTTAGTAAATGAATCAATCCAAAAAAGGGTTGTAACAAAGAAATTTTGTCGTTTTAAGCGTTATGGCATTAAATACGTCGATTATAAATGTGTAGAATTTTTAATGAAATTTCTTAATGAGCGAGGAGAAATATTGCCCAGGCGTATTACAGGTAATAGCTTAAAGTATCAAAAAAAAGTAGCTTGTGCCGTGAAACGTGCCAGGCAGCTTGCCTTGCTTCCTTATGTAGCGGATAATTTAAAGTAG
- the ung gene encoding uracil-DNA glycosylase, which produces MNVRIEPSWKEMLTGEFTQPYFIKLINYIRNAYSHFTIYPSAQNIFRAFELSSFTKTKVVILGQDPYHGAGQADGLAFSVPTGVAFPPSLHNIFIELRSDIGTPLPASGSLDRWAKQGVLLLNATLTVSACQAGSHQKQGWEVFTDAVIKTIAQHKTNVVFMLWGNFARKKEVLIDNQKHLILQSAHPSPLAAHKGFFGKNHFSKANAYLQATEQTAIQW; this is translated from the coding sequence ATGAACGTACGTATAGAACCATCATGGAAAGAAATGCTTACAGGGGAGTTTACGCAACCCTATTTTATTAAGCTAATCAACTATATAAGAAATGCTTATAGCCATTTCACTATCTATCCAAGCGCCCAAAATATATTCAGAGCTTTTGAGCTATCCTCCTTTACTAAAACAAAGGTAGTCATTCTAGGGCAAGATCCCTATCATGGGGCAGGGCAAGCAGATGGGTTAGCTTTTTCGGTTCCTACAGGGGTAGCCTTTCCTCCTTCCTTACATAATATTTTTATAGAGCTACGATCAGACATAGGCACGCCACTACCTGCATCTGGTTCATTAGATAGGTGGGCTAAGCAAGGGGTACTACTGTTAAATGCTACCTTAACTGTATCTGCCTGTCAAGCAGGGTCACACCAAAAGCAAGGGTGGGAGGTATTTACAGATGCAGTCATAAAAACCATTGCTCAACACAAAACAAATGTAGTATTCATGCTATGGGGAAATTTTGCTCGAAAGAAGGAAGTTCTAATCGATAACCAAAAACATCTTATATTACAATCAGCACACCCTTCTCCATTAGCTGCCCATAAAGGGTTTTTCGGAAAGAACCACTTTAGTAAAGCCAATGCTTACTTACAAGCAACAGAACAAACGGCCATTCAATGGTAA
- a CDS encoding transposase, with the protein MAKSSLRIGLCYFFDCFVVKVRQDKCIIHKAVYVALGIDKLEIKGVPIYTSVTEEEALMALETFASKWHKQYPQIAKSGHGNWPNLMLFLQYPNAIRSVIYTTNAIESVNSQLRNVTKNKRVFPNEVAIFKTLYLTINYITRKGTMPIQN; encoded by the coding sequence ATGGCAAAATCGTCCCTTAGAATCGGTTTATGCTATTTTTTTGATTGTTTTGTAGTTAAAGTTAGACAAGATAAGTGCATCATCCATAAGGCAGTCTATGTCGCGTTAGGTATAGACAAATTGGAAATAAAAGGTGTGCCAATTTATACATCAGTAACTGAAGAAGAAGCCTTGATGGCATTAGAAACTTTTGCTAGCAAATGGCATAAACAATACCCGCAAATAGCCAAGTCTGGGCATGGTAATTGGCCTAATCTGATGTTATTTTTACAATACCCTAACGCAATACGTAGCGTTATTTACACAACGAATGCTATTGAATCTGTAAATAGTCAATTGCGTAACGTTACCAAAAATAAAAGAGTATTTCCTAATGAGGTAGCTATTTTTAAAACTTTATATTTAACCATCAATTATATCACCAGGAAGGGGACTATGCCTATTCAAAATTGA
- a CDS encoding MFS transporter, with product MHELPRRRFIGAFLGIIVEYYDFSLYIHAASKIMQHFFPTNGNHMLHFWAIYAVPYIAKPIGALLFGKIGDVYGRKIALNITTIGIFFPTMLMGLLPSYTAMGIWSPVMLTLCKFVQGIFFAGGYDSAAIYVIEHMGEKYKATASALARCTCVMGLLFALGMVHICSLPCFPVWGWRCPFLFSLPLALITLYYQKRIDETPDFQKAKKDQAITYPLIDLLKGQWRTIGKVICITGGSSVAYQISILFMPKFLSKVLPHISDPIASYHTTGVFICFAVGMLISGILADKLDYAIVFKVSMWGVILTSIGLGIAIIQQITSMALITSLLLASCVAPFVALIHGIIIQAFPVNERNRSISLGHTIGSMLMSSSACMICAAMVKTNCTLFPLIYTNSAIVLAYDIISRLRLYIEMRKRN from the coding sequence ATGCATGAACTACCAAGAAGACGTTTTATTGGGGCGTTTTTGGGCATAATAGTAGAGTATTACGATTTTAGCTTATACATTCATGCAGCTTCTAAGATTATGCAACATTTCTTTCCTACTAATGGAAATCATATGCTTCATTTTTGGGCCATTTATGCAGTACCTTATATAGCCAAGCCCATAGGCGCATTGTTATTTGGTAAAATAGGAGATGTATATGGCCGTAAAATCGCATTAAACATTACCACGATAGGGATTTTCTTTCCCACCATGCTGATGGGCCTATTGCCTTCCTATACTGCTATGGGTATATGGAGTCCTGTTATGCTAACACTATGTAAATTCGTTCAAGGTATTTTTTTTGCTGGGGGGTATGATAGCGCAGCTATTTATGTCATAGAGCATATGGGCGAAAAATACAAAGCTACTGCTTCTGCATTAGCCCGTTGTACCTGCGTAATGGGCCTATTGTTTGCTTTAGGCATGGTTCATATATGCAGCTTACCTTGTTTTCCAGTGTGGGGGTGGCGTTGCCCATTTTTATTCAGCTTACCGCTGGCATTGATTACACTTTACTACCAAAAAAGAATTGATGAAACACCTGATTTTCAAAAAGCCAAAAAAGATCAAGCTATAACCTATCCTTTAATAGATCTCCTTAAAGGGCAGTGGCGTACCATTGGGAAGGTTATTTGTATAACTGGTGGATCTTCTGTTGCTTATCAAATAAGCATCCTATTTATGCCAAAATTTTTATCTAAGGTATTGCCGCACATTTCGGATCCTATAGCAAGCTATCATACTACAGGGGTATTCATTTGTTTTGCGGTTGGTATGCTCATTTCTGGCATTTTAGCTGATAAATTGGATTACGCTATCGTATTCAAAGTTAGCATGTGGGGGGTTATTTTAACGAGTATAGGGTTGGGCATTGCTATTATCCAACAAATAACCTCTATGGCTTTAATAACTTCGTTATTATTAGCTAGCTGTGTGGCGCCATTTGTTGCCTTAATACATGGCATCATTATTCAAGCGTTCCCTGTAAATGAACGAAATAGGTCCATAAGTCTGGGGCATACCATTGGCTCTATGCTTATGTCAAGTAGTGCTTGCATGATATGCGCAGCAATGGTTAAAACCAACTGTACGTTATTTCCGCTTATCTACACCAATAGCGCTATTGTATTGGCCTACGATATTATCAGTCGGCTACGCTTATACATAGAAATGCGTAAGCGTAATTAA
- the rpsF gene encoding 30S ribosomal protein S6, with translation MELKHYETIFILSPLLSSKQIKVSVDKYRDFLIAHHASIIYEEAIGLKPLAYPIAHKKSGVYHLIEFASPPELVKELEVTYARDEEVLRFLTFALDKHAVEHNAKRRSTESAG, from the coding sequence ATGGAATTAAAACATTACGAAACAATATTTATACTGTCTCCGCTACTTTCTAGCAAGCAAATAAAAGTTTCCGTAGATAAGTATAGAGACTTTTTAATAGCGCATCATGCTAGCATCATTTATGAAGAAGCGATTGGTTTAAAGCCGTTGGCTTATCCAATAGCACATAAAAAAAGCGGTGTCTATCATCTAATAGAATTTGCGAGCCCCCCTGAGTTGGTTAAAGAGTTGGAGGTTACGTATGCGCGGGATGAGGAGGTATTGCGTTTTTTGACTTTTGCATTGGATAAACATGCAGTGGAGCATAATGCTAAGAGGAGATCGACAGAATCTGCTGGATAA